One window of Populus nigra chromosome 5, ddPopNigr1.1, whole genome shotgun sequence genomic DNA carries:
- the LOC133693930 gene encoding transcription factor UNE12-like isoform X1 — translation MAGNPPPEGLGDDFFEQILAGQPPGYGGEAVGSTSLPMMGLQLGSSAANVGLMRSSANNNMGMMPLGLNLEHHGFLRQQQDDGSSSLDTNNSNNINNASPFSITSAGFLQGRDSVHMTSLFPTFGQLQIHSSIRSTPPPLGPPQIHQFNSQPTSGAVSAVPQPPGIRPRVRARRGQATDPHSIAERLRRVRITERVKALQELVPTCNKTDRAAMLDEIVDYVKFLRLQVKVLSMSRLGAAGAVAQLVADVPLSSVQGEGIEGGANQQAWENWSNDGTEQEVAKLMEEDVGAAMQLLQSKALCIMPVSLASAIFRARPPNAPTLVKPESNPPS, via the exons ATGGCAGGAAATCCCCCACCTGAAGGGTTAGGAGATGATTTCTTTGAGCAGATCTTGGCAGGGCAGCCACCTGGTTATGGTGGTGAGGCTGTGGGGTCCACCAGCCTGCCCATGATGGGGTTGCAGTTAGGGTCTAGTGCTGCTAATGTTGGATTAATGAGGAGTAGTGCTAATAATAATATGGGAATGATGCCTTTAGGGTTAAACTTGGAGCATCATGGGTTTTTAAGGCAACAACAAGATGATGGCAGTAGTTCTTTAGATACCAACAACAGCAATAATATCAATAATGCTTCTCCTTTTTCTATCACTTCTGCTGGATTCTTG CAGGGGAGAGATTCTGTACACATGACTAGCTTGTTCCCAACGTTTGGACAATTGCAGATTCATTCATCAATCCGGTCTACACCACCACCACTTGGACCACCTCAGATTcaccag TTTAATAGCCAGCCAACATCAGGAGCAGTTTCAGCTGTACCACAACCACCTGGCATTCGGCCAAGGGTGCGAGCAAGACGGGGCCAAGCTACAGATCCGCACAGTATTGCTGAGAGG TTGCGAAGAGTAAGAATCACGGAGAGGGTGAAGGCGTTGCAGGAATTGGTTCCCACTTGCAACAAG ACAGATAGGGCAGCCATGCTGGACGAAATTGTGGATTATGTGAAGTTTCTTAGACTCCAAGTCAAG GTTTTGAGTATGAGCAGACTCGGTGCGGCGGGCGCTGTGGCTCAGCTTGTAGCTGATGTACCACTATCATCAGTTCAG GGAGAAGGCATTGAAGGAGGAGCCAATCAGCAAGCTTGGGAGAATTGGTCAAACGATGGCACTGAACAGGAAGTAGCTAAGTTGATGGAAGAAGATGTTGGAGCTGCCATGCAGCTCCTTCAGTCCAAGGCACTCTGCATCATGCCTGTATCACTTGCTTCAGCAATCTTCCGAGCACGCCCACCGAATGCTCCAACACTGGTCAAGCCCGAGTCTAACCCCCCCTCATAA
- the LOC133693930 gene encoding transcription factor UNE12-like isoform X2: protein MAGNPPPEGLGDDFFEQILAGQPPGYGGEAVGSTSLPMMGLQLGSSAANVGLMRSSANNNMGMMPLGLNLEHHGFLRQQQDDGSSSLDTNNSNNINNASPFSITSAGFLGRDSVHMTSLFPTFGQLQIHSSIRSTPPPLGPPQIHQFNSQPTSGAVSAVPQPPGIRPRVRARRGQATDPHSIAERLRRVRITERVKALQELVPTCNKTDRAAMLDEIVDYVKFLRLQVKVLSMSRLGAAGAVAQLVADVPLSSVQGEGIEGGANQQAWENWSNDGTEQEVAKLMEEDVGAAMQLLQSKALCIMPVSLASAIFRARPPNAPTLVKPESNPPS from the exons ATGGCAGGAAATCCCCCACCTGAAGGGTTAGGAGATGATTTCTTTGAGCAGATCTTGGCAGGGCAGCCACCTGGTTATGGTGGTGAGGCTGTGGGGTCCACCAGCCTGCCCATGATGGGGTTGCAGTTAGGGTCTAGTGCTGCTAATGTTGGATTAATGAGGAGTAGTGCTAATAATAATATGGGAATGATGCCTTTAGGGTTAAACTTGGAGCATCATGGGTTTTTAAGGCAACAACAAGATGATGGCAGTAGTTCTTTAGATACCAACAACAGCAATAATATCAATAATGCTTCTCCTTTTTCTATCACTTCTGCTGGATTCTTG GGGAGAGATTCTGTACACATGACTAGCTTGTTCCCAACGTTTGGACAATTGCAGATTCATTCATCAATCCGGTCTACACCACCACCACTTGGACCACCTCAGATTcaccag TTTAATAGCCAGCCAACATCAGGAGCAGTTTCAGCTGTACCACAACCACCTGGCATTCGGCCAAGGGTGCGAGCAAGACGGGGCCAAGCTACAGATCCGCACAGTATTGCTGAGAGG TTGCGAAGAGTAAGAATCACGGAGAGGGTGAAGGCGTTGCAGGAATTGGTTCCCACTTGCAACAAG ACAGATAGGGCAGCCATGCTGGACGAAATTGTGGATTATGTGAAGTTTCTTAGACTCCAAGTCAAG GTTTTGAGTATGAGCAGACTCGGTGCGGCGGGCGCTGTGGCTCAGCTTGTAGCTGATGTACCACTATCATCAGTTCAG GGAGAAGGCATTGAAGGAGGAGCCAATCAGCAAGCTTGGGAGAATTGGTCAAACGATGGCACTGAACAGGAAGTAGCTAAGTTGATGGAAGAAGATGTTGGAGCTGCCATGCAGCTCCTTCAGTCCAAGGCACTCTGCATCATGCCTGTATCACTTGCTTCAGCAATCTTCCGAGCACGCCCACCGAATGCTCCAACACTGGTCAAGCCCGAGTCTAACCCCCCCTCATAA
- the LOC133693159 gene encoding sec-independent protein translocase protein TATA, chloroplastic-like codes for MEISSITLSFPKPPPCLPFSSSQSTFFNTTAFFNKSSKSYNSLVLGKTRSRSQRAKKGLTCNALFGLGVPELVVIAGVATLLFGPKQLPEVGRSIGKTVKSFQQAAKEFESELKKEPDSTSDTPGEQPTTISEEKKHDIEVSSSKESV; via the exons aTGGAGATCTCATCAATAACTCTGTCTTTTCCAAAACCCCCACCTTGTCttcccttctcttcttctcaatCCACCTTCTTTAACACCACTGCTTTCTTCAACAAATCCAGCAAGTCCTATAATTCTCTGGTTCTTGGCAAAACAAGAAGTAGAAGTCAGAGGGCTAAAAAGGGTCTAACTTGCAATGCTTTGTTTGGTCTAGGAGTCCCTGAACTGGTTGTTATTGCTGGAGTGGCTACTTTGCTTTTTGGGCCCAAGCAATTGCCTGAAGTGGGAAGGAGTATTGGCAAGACTGTCAAAAGCTTCCAACAG GCAGCAAAAGAATTTGAGTCTGAGCTTAAAAAGGAACCAGATTCCACATCGGATACTCCTGGAGAGCAACCTACAACAATAAGTGAAGAGAAGAAACATGACATTGAAGTCTCAAGCTCAAAGGAGAGTGTATGA